In one Sander lucioperca isolate FBNREF2018 chromosome 7, SLUC_FBN_1.2, whole genome shotgun sequence genomic region, the following are encoded:
- the LOC116060321 gene encoding protein PML-like, which produces MQKSDSDGVEKSQQQSLVFFDLETTGLNQSCEIVQLAAVSGSHSLNLYVIPRCPMQRGAAKVTGFRVRRQRLYLHRQLVLTNSLREVLVSFIAFLQMLRGPLVIGHNIRCFDCPLLARALDELDLRAEFESAVSGCVDTLPLAREMLKDRGLQSFRQENLVRELLGVNYKAHDALEDVRALQALFSVLQPTPELICRHRFTLDTMKNKPAVKAAKSKVPCKPPEQCTLWENFRQSGKKEDEATS; this is translated from the exons ATGCAAAAATCTGATTCAGACGGAGTTGAAAAGTCTCAACAACAGTCGCTGGTTTTCTTTGACTTGGAGACAACTGGACTGA ATCAGAGTTGTGAGATCGTCCAGCTGGCTGCAGTGAGTGGAAGCCACTCTCTCAACCTCTACGTCATCCCTCGGTGTCCAATGCAGCGAGGAGCAGCCAAAGTGACCGGCTTCAGGGTCCGCAGACAGAGATTGTACCTCCATCGACAACTTGTCCTCACCAACTCCCTGCGAGAGGTCCTGGTCTCCTTCATAGCCTTTCTTCAGATGCTCAGAGGCCCGCTTGTCATTGGCCACAACATCCGCTGCTTCGACTGTCCGCTGTTGGCTCGAGCTCTCGATGAACTGGACCTCAGGGCAGAGTTCGAGTCGGCAGTCTCCGGCTGTGTTGACACTCTACCACTGGCTCGGGAGATGCTGAAGGACCGCGGCCTTCAGAGTTTTCGACAGGAGAACCTGGTCAGGGAGCTCCTGGGTGTGAACTACAAGGCCCATGATGCTTTGGAGGATGTGCGGGCATTACAGGCACTGTTTAGTGTGCTTCAGCCCACACCAGAATTGATCTGTAGGCATAGGTTTACTCTGGACACCATGAAAAACAAACCTGCTGTCAAAGCTGCTAAATCTAAAGTCCCCTGTAAGCCACCAGAACAGTGCACCCTGTGGGAGAACTTCAGACAGAGCGGGAAGAAAGAAGACGAAGCCACAAGTTAA